GATAACGACCGCACCGAAAGCGGCCACTGCGGTCGTTCCCATCACCACGAGCGCCATGATGAGAATTGTGCCAACTGGTTCCATCTGTCCACGAGTGTCGCCCGTGAGAGAGAACGAAGTACACACTCGCGGCCCGGAGGACCCGGTCATAGATACTCCCTGGCAGTGTCAGACTATAAAACATTCTGTCACTCAGTGAAATTATCTCTCGTTGAAGTGTTCCCGGATGTGACCCCCGCCCGGAAGACTATATCTTTGCGATGCGACAGTATCAATACACGAGATGTACGACAACATATTGTTCCCAACCGACGGGAGTCTTGGGATGTCGAAGGTGCTTACGCAGTGTCTCTATCAGGCGAGACAGAGCGGGGCGACCGTCCACGTCGTGTACGTCGTGGACGTGCGGTCGTACATCATCCTGCCTGAAGAAACTCAGGAACGTATCGTCGAACTCCTCGTGGAGGAGGGACAGCGCGCACTCACCGAGGTAGAAACGCGGGTGAAAGACAAGCCGGACTTTGAGGACGTATCGTTCGTGTACGAAATTCTGCAGGGAATTCCGCACGAAGCCATCCTCGAATACGCTCGCGAAGCGGACATCGACCTCATCGTAATGGGAACGCACGGGCGAACCGGGGAGCGAAAGCGCGTGCTCGGAAGCATCGCAGAGGAAGTCGTGAGAGAGGCGAGTTCACCCGTCCTAACGGTTCGTATCCGCGACGAGGACGTCGCGAAGATACGAGAGGAGATTATGGGTGAGGTAGCGGTGGACGAACCTGAGGAATCTCCGCGCTATATCGAGTGAGGACGTGCTGATTTTCGACCCGTAAGTTCGACGGTATCGAGCACGTACATCGAGAAGACGAGGTCCTCTGTCGGCGTCTCGAAGATGTCGAGCAGGGGCAAGTCGGCCTGCCTCAGTGCCCGGACGACTTCGAGATTCAGTTC
This sequence is a window from Haladaptatus sp. QDMS2. Protein-coding genes within it:
- a CDS encoding universal stress protein, producing the protein MYDNILFPTDGSLGMSKVLTQCLYQARQSGATVHVVYVVDVRSYIILPEETQERIVELLVEEGQRALTEVETRVKDKPDFEDVSFVYEILQGIPHEAILEYAREADIDLIVMGTHGRTGERKRVLGSIAEEVVREASSPVLTVRIRDEDVAKIREEIMGEVAVDEPEESPRYIE